In a genomic window of Gemmatimonadales bacterium:
- a CDS encoding glycosyl hydrolase 115 family protein, with protein sequence MSLRRTPVLLASLTLLAAAAAAQTVPAAAPAPWSGPVRGTWVQTGPAAANDVVLAGGGGGAEIVLSPGEPLNVRQAATFLAGDIERISGWQPPIVDTASAGRVAIRLVTLGSAPLPKDVDVRGMAGQWEAYRIVTTPKTVWLVGSNPRGTAFAAYTLSERLGIDPLYLWTGSRPEHHDPLVLRAIRYVQGPPTFRYRGFFHDDEDILPRPFDERGYPSQLGDVPLDWYKRFFETALRLRMNMVAPYTRVHRRYEVQELASDWGLYYTSHHYDILVSNPFGLTRFNLAAERGVRPEYDWFNNRDGMLTFWKAGVLENRHLDVIWPVGMRNTEDRGYVWPQGFTDEDRAKVFHEVITDQVNMVRELLPPGKTPLFHFTMYTEMLPAYQQHPETFDLPSDVIIVWPDDNDGHMRGLPTSLGRWKHGVYYHLAYLGGNLSKQNVSTVAPATIGAEFQKIVQAGATEYMLVNMSEVREYVMGVRMIADITWNAAGALAAPDPAGRYVSWFSHEYFGAGAAAAAATYGRYFDLFDVPSRLWNASNAIQQLVGRLHDRVLGRATPPDTGRRLGFFAQVPLDSALPVLRARAPQLDSALAQEARAESQMTPDQARYFHDNVALGLFLDACQTRAALKLADALAATDTTQMWQIAWQAKPPLEQLEDQLLWAEYPPFSRWYHETWIRSEFSPNNPHRAYNEVRAFLTSHGREILTPPPFFFRPPAGMTGQPGVQTAPAVPPAGAQPQAPASPPTALPTEEAPAPKPPARPPQ encoded by the coding sequence ATGAGCCTGCGCCGAACGCCCGTCCTCCTGGCATCCCTCACCCTCCTCGCCGCGGCGGCGGCCGCTCAGACCGTCCCCGCCGCCGCCCCCGCCCCCTGGTCGGGGCCGGTGCGCGGCACCTGGGTCCAGACCGGGCCGGCGGCGGCGAACGACGTCGTGCTGGCCGGCGGCGGCGGCGGCGCCGAGATCGTGCTGTCGCCGGGCGAGCCGCTCAACGTGCGCCAGGCGGCGACCTTCCTGGCCGGCGACATCGAGCGGATCAGCGGCTGGCAGCCCCCGATCGTGGACACCGCGAGCGCCGGCCGCGTCGCCATCCGGCTGGTGACGCTGGGATCGGCCCCGCTGCCCAAGGACGTGGACGTGCGCGGGATGGCCGGGCAGTGGGAGGCCTACCGCATCGTCACCACCCCGAAGACCGTGTGGCTGGTGGGGTCCAACCCGCGGGGCACCGCCTTCGCCGCCTACACGCTGTCGGAGCGGCTGGGCATCGACCCGCTGTACCTGTGGACCGGGTCCCGGCCGGAGCACCACGACCCGCTCGTGCTCAGGGCCATCCGCTACGTCCAGGGGCCGCCGACCTTCCGCTACCGCGGCTTCTTCCACGACGACGAGGACATCCTGCCGCGGCCGTTCGACGAGCGGGGCTACCCCTCGCAGCTCGGCGACGTGCCGCTCGACTGGTACAAGAGGTTCTTCGAGACCGCGCTCCGGCTGCGGATGAACATGGTCGCGCCGTACACCCGGGTGCACCGCCGCTACGAGGTGCAGGAGCTGGCCAGCGACTGGGGCCTCTACTACACCTCGCATCACTACGACATCCTGGTCTCGAATCCGTTCGGCCTGACGCGCTTCAACCTCGCCGCCGAGCGCGGCGTGCGGCCGGAGTACGACTGGTTCAACAACCGGGACGGGATGCTCACCTTCTGGAAGGCGGGCGTGCTGGAGAACCGGCACCTCGACGTGATCTGGCCGGTCGGGATGCGCAACACCGAGGACCGCGGCTACGTGTGGCCGCAGGGCTTCACCGACGAGGACCGGGCGAAGGTGTTCCACGAGGTCATCACCGACCAGGTGAACATGGTCCGGGAGCTGCTGCCGCCCGGCAAGACGCCCCTGTTCCACTTCACGATGTACACCGAGATGCTGCCGGCCTACCAGCAGCATCCCGAGACCTTCGACCTGCCCTCCGACGTGATCATCGTCTGGCCGGACGACAACGACGGCCACATGCGCGGGCTGCCCACCAGCCTCGGCCGGTGGAAGCACGGGGTGTACTACCACCTGGCCTACCTGGGCGGGAACCTCAGCAAGCAGAACGTCAGCACCGTCGCGCCGGCCACCATCGGCGCGGAGTTCCAGAAGATCGTGCAGGCGGGCGCCACCGAGTACATGCTGGTCAACATGTCCGAGGTCCGCGAGTACGTGATGGGCGTGCGGATGATCGCCGACATCACGTGGAACGCGGCGGGGGCGCTCGCCGCGCCCGATCCCGCGGGCCGCTACGTGAGCTGGTTCTCCCACGAGTACTTCGGCGCGGGCGCCGCGGCCGCGGCCGCGACGTACGGCCGGTACTTCGACCTGTTCGACGTGCCGTCGCGGCTGTGGAACGCCTCCAACGCGATCCAGCAGCTCGTCGGCCGACTGCACGACCGGGTCCTCGGCCGCGCCACGCCGCCGGACACCGGCCGCCGGCTGGGGTTCTTCGCCCAGGTCCCGCTCGACAGCGCGCTGCCGGTCCTGCGCGCCCGCGCGCCGCAGCTCGACAGCGCGCTGGCGCAGGAAGCCCGCGCCGAGTCGCAGATGACGCCCGACCAGGCCCGCTACTTCCACGACAACGTGGCGCTGGGGCTGTTCCTCGACGCCTGCCAGACCCGGGCTGCGCTGAAGCTCGCGGACGCGCTCGCGGCCACCGACACCACCCAGATGTGGCAAATCGCGTGGCAGGCCAAGCCGCCGCTCGAGCAGCTGGAGGACCAGCTGCTGTGGGCGGAGTATCCGCCGTTCAGCCGCTGGTACCACGAGACCTGGATCCGCTCCGAGTTCTCGCCCAACAACCCGCACCGGGCCTACAACGAGGTGCGCGCGTTCCTGACGAGCCACGGGCGCGAGATTCTCACGCCGCCGCCGTTCTTCTTCCGCCCGCCGGCCGGCATGACCGGGCAGCCGGGGGTGCAGACGGCGCCCGCCGTCCCGCCCGCCGGCGCGCAGCCCCAGGCCCCGGCCTCGCCGCCGACCGCGCTGCCGACGGAGGAGGCCCCGGCACCCAAGCCGCCGGCGCGGCCGCCGCAGTAG
- a CDS encoding penicillin acylase family protein yields MRRPSLLLLAACTACAPARFSKGEIARWQREARDVTIVRDDWGIAHVHGTSDADAVFGVEYAQAEDDFNRVEMNYVDALGRAAETEGAAALWRDLRTQLFVDPDSLKALYAASPPWLKALMDAFADGLNFYLYRHPQVRPRVIRRFEPWMALSFTEGSIGGDVERVDLRQLEQFYGGDGGPAPAPGGDGPGFLAEPAGSNGIAIAPSDARDRHALLYINPHTSFYFRSELQMASDSGLDAYGAVTWGQFFVYQGFNATAGWMHTSSGVDDVDEFLETVTGHGDRWFYRRGDSVLAVPTRRITIRYRTDTGMAVRRFTAFSTRHGPVVRAQGERWVSVSLMQAPVQALTQSYTRTRARNYADFRRTMELHTNSSNNTIFADADGDIAYFHANYIPRRDTAFDWTKPVDGSNPATDYHGLLSVDETPHLLNPRVGWIYNSNNWPWSASGPDSPQRDSFPRYVETATEESPRGYHALRLLTTQREFTRASLTAAAFDSWLPEFALLVPKLVRDWDRTPADNPLKLTLGEPIHLLRHWDFRWDTASVPTTLAVFWGSELWRRTARAARVNGVSVYRFMDSLATAGERLAALNAACDSLTADFGTWKTRWGDVNRFQRINDSIQPLFDDAKPSIPVGFTSSQWGSLASFGARAYGNTKRWYGTGGNSFVAVVEFGDSVRAWAVTAGGESGDPASPHFDDEAQRYVSGNLRPVYFYRSQLVGHTEREYHPGN; encoded by the coding sequence GTGAGACGGCCGTCGCTGCTGCTGCTGGCGGCGTGCACCGCCTGCGCGCCCGCGCGGTTCTCGAAGGGCGAGATCGCGCGCTGGCAGCGCGAGGCCCGGGACGTCACGATCGTCCGCGACGACTGGGGCATCGCCCACGTGCACGGGACGTCGGACGCCGACGCCGTGTTCGGCGTGGAGTACGCCCAGGCCGAGGACGACTTCAACCGCGTGGAGATGAACTACGTCGACGCCCTCGGCCGCGCGGCCGAAACCGAGGGCGCGGCCGCGCTCTGGCGCGACCTCCGGACGCAGCTGTTCGTGGACCCCGATTCGCTGAAGGCGCTGTACGCCGCCAGCCCGCCGTGGCTCAAGGCGCTGATGGACGCGTTCGCCGACGGGCTGAACTTCTACCTCTACCGGCACCCGCAGGTCCGCCCCCGGGTCATCCGGCGCTTCGAGCCCTGGATGGCGCTGAGCTTCACCGAGGGGAGCATCGGCGGTGACGTCGAGCGCGTGGACCTGCGGCAGCTCGAGCAGTTCTACGGCGGCGACGGCGGCCCGGCACCCGCGCCGGGCGGCGACGGGCCCGGGTTTCTCGCCGAGCCCGCCGGCTCGAACGGCATCGCGATCGCGCCCAGCGACGCGCGCGACCGCCACGCCCTGCTCTACATCAACCCGCACACGTCGTTCTACTTCCGCTCGGAGCTGCAGATGGCGAGCGACTCCGGCCTCGACGCGTACGGCGCGGTGACCTGGGGGCAGTTCTTCGTGTACCAGGGATTCAACGCCACCGCGGGGTGGATGCACACCTCCAGCGGCGTGGACGACGTCGACGAGTTCCTCGAGACGGTGACCGGCCACGGCGACCGCTGGTTCTATCGCCGCGGCGACAGCGTGCTGGCCGTGCCCACGCGCCGCATCACGATCCGCTACCGCACCGACACCGGCATGGCCGTGCGCCGGTTCACGGCGTTCTCCACCCGCCACGGCCCCGTCGTCCGGGCGCAGGGCGAGCGGTGGGTCAGCGTCAGCCTGATGCAGGCGCCGGTGCAGGCGCTGACCCAGTCGTATACGCGGACCAGGGCCCGGAACTACGCGGATTTCCGGCGGACGATGGAGCTGCACACCAACTCGTCGAACAACACGATCTTCGCCGACGCCGACGGCGACATCGCCTACTTCCATGCCAACTACATCCCGCGGCGCGACACGGCGTTCGACTGGACCAAGCCGGTGGACGGGAGCAACCCGGCCACCGACTATCACGGCCTGCTGTCGGTGGACGAGACGCCGCACCTGCTCAACCCCAGGGTGGGGTGGATCTACAACTCCAACAACTGGCCCTGGTCGGCGTCCGGTCCGGACAGCCCGCAGCGCGACTCGTTCCCCCGCTACGTGGAGACCGCCACGGAGGAGTCGCCGCGCGGGTACCACGCCCTCCGGCTGCTGACCACCCAGCGGGAGTTCACCCGCGCCTCGCTCACGGCCGCGGCGTTCGACAGCTGGCTGCCCGAGTTCGCGCTCCTCGTCCCGAAGCTGGTGCGCGACTGGGACCGGACGCCCGCCGACAACCCGCTCAAGCTCACGCTGGGCGAACCCATCCACCTGCTGCGGCATTGGGACTTCCGCTGGGACACCGCCTCGGTGCCGACCACGCTGGCCGTGTTCTGGGGCAGCGAGCTGTGGCGCCGCACCGCCCGCGCGGCGCGCGTCAACGGCGTCTCCGTGTACCGCTTCATGGACAGCCTCGCCACGGCGGGTGAGCGCCTCGCCGCGCTCAACGCCGCCTGCGACAGCCTCACCGCGGACTTCGGGACGTGGAAGACCCGGTGGGGTGACGTCAACCGCTTCCAGCGCATCAACGACTCCATCCAGCCGCTGTTCGACGACGCGAAGCCGAGCATCCCGGTGGGCTTCACGTCGTCGCAGTGGGGCTCGCTGGCGTCGTTCGGCGCCCGCGCCTACGGGAACACCAAGCGCTGGTACGGCACCGGCGGCAACAGCTTCGTGGCCGTGGTGGAGTTCGGGGACAGCGTGCGCGCCTGGGCCGTCACGGCCGGCGGCGAGAGCGGCGATCCCGCCTCGCCCCACTTCGACGACGAGGCCCAGCGTTACGTCTCCGGGAATCTGCGGCCCGTCTACTTCTATCGGTCACAGCTCGTGGGCCACACCGAGCGCGAGTACCACCCCGGGAATTGA
- a CDS encoding aminotransferase class V-fold PLP-dependent enzyme: MNQREFLRTLGGASLALLFGERAWARYAALPPAALARDEDFWAAIRGKYLLTADYVNLENGYFLMQSQPVLEAFIGRVRDVNLRSTRYMRTRMADDNVAVRARLAAMGGVPVEELIVTRNTTESLDTVIGGFRWQAGDEAVMAAQDYGAMLDMFTLVARRHGIVNRVVSLPMDPRSDDEIVQLYESAIAPKTRLLMICHMVNITGQVLPVAKVADMAHRHGVQVMVDGAHTFGQLEFAIPELRGDYFASSLHKWLGNPLGAGILWVRRDHVAELWPTFADLSVPDDDIRKLNHTGTQPVHTVLAINDALDFHQAIGIARKEARLRWLQRYWTDRVRGRPGITLNTPSDPARTGAIANVGVAGLEPARLAELLFDRYRIWTVAIDAAGVRGVRVTPHLFTSTDELDALVRALRELAA, from the coding sequence ATGAACCAGCGGGAGTTCCTGCGCACCCTGGGCGGCGCGTCGCTCGCCCTGCTGTTCGGCGAACGGGCGTGGGCGCGCTACGCCGCGCTTCCACCCGCCGCTCTGGCCCGGGACGAGGACTTCTGGGCGGCGATCCGCGGCAAGTACCTCCTCACCGCGGACTACGTGAACCTCGAGAACGGCTACTTCCTGATGCAGTCGCAGCCGGTGCTCGAGGCGTTCATCGGGCGGGTGCGCGACGTGAACCTCCGGTCCACCCGCTACATGCGCACCCGGATGGCCGACGACAACGTCGCCGTGCGCGCGCGGCTCGCCGCGATGGGCGGGGTCCCGGTCGAGGAGCTGATCGTCACCCGCAACACCACCGAATCGCTCGACACCGTGATCGGCGGCTTCCGGTGGCAGGCGGGCGACGAGGCCGTGATGGCGGCCCAGGACTACGGAGCGATGCTCGACATGTTCACGCTCGTGGCCCGCCGCCACGGCATCGTCAACCGCGTGGTCTCGCTGCCGATGGACCCGCGTTCCGACGACGAGATCGTGCAGCTGTACGAGAGCGCCATCGCGCCGAAGACCCGGCTGCTGATGATCTGCCACATGGTGAACATCACCGGGCAGGTGCTGCCGGTGGCGAAGGTGGCCGACATGGCTCACCGCCACGGCGTGCAGGTGATGGTGGACGGCGCGCACACCTTCGGCCAGCTCGAGTTCGCGATCCCTGAGCTCCGGGGCGACTACTTCGCCTCGTCGCTGCACAAGTGGCTCGGCAACCCGCTGGGCGCGGGGATCCTGTGGGTCCGCCGCGACCACGTCGCGGAGCTGTGGCCCACCTTCGCCGACCTGAGCGTGCCCGACGACGACATCCGCAAGCTCAACCACACCGGCACCCAGCCGGTGCACACCGTGCTCGCGATCAACGACGCGCTGGACTTCCACCAGGCGATCGGGATCGCCCGCAAGGAAGCCCGGCTCCGCTGGCTGCAGCGCTACTGGACCGACCGGGTGCGGGGCCGGCCCGGCATCACCCTCAACACGCCGAGCGACCCGGCCCGCACCGGCGCCATCGCCAACGTGGGCGTGGCCGGCCTGGAGCCGGCGCGGCTGGCCGAGCTCCTGTTCGACCGCTACCGCATCTGGACGGTCGCCATCGACGCAGCCGGGGTGCGCGGCGTGCGCGTCACGCCCCACCTGTTCACCTCCACCGACGAGCTGGACGCGCTGGTGCGGGCGCTGCGCGAGCTGGCGGCGTGA
- a CDS encoding glycoside hydrolase family 27 protein, whose translation MRIRSVAPALRRPARAWPGLALLLGVATAPAAAQPGPLAPAPPMGWNSWDAYGTTVREDQVKANADAMARDLARYGYRYVVVDIQWYQPTARGHDYAPGAALAMDRYGRLVPAVNRFPSSADGAGFKPLADYVHALGLRFGIHVMRGIPRQAVRSNTPIPGTPYRAADVADTTNGCAWNPDMWGVDLRKPGGQAYYDAVARLYASWGVDFVKADDMGSHRFQPLEIRALRRALDRSGRRIVLSISPGPAPLDSAGFLSRHAQLWRISDDFWDEWRLVRAQFDYARDWAGFVGVRRAWPDADMLPLGRLRLTDTAGRGEPTRLTPDEQRTVVTLWSIFRSPLIVGGDLPTLDAATLALLTNPEVLAVDQRGREPRQVLERPGLRVWRAGVPGSADRYVAVFNLDSVPRRVDLAWSEVGAGSGGRRVRDLWARRALGTAVRLQVDLAPHASVLYRVGAPPRGAWPQGKPSFRRT comes from the coding sequence ATGCGCATCCGCTCCGTCGCGCCGGCCCTGCGCCGGCCCGCCCGTGCGTGGCCCGGCCTGGCCCTGCTGCTCGGCGTCGCCACCGCACCGGCGGCGGCGCAGCCGGGCCCGCTCGCGCCGGCGCCGCCGATGGGATGGAACAGCTGGGACGCGTACGGGACGACGGTGCGCGAGGACCAGGTGAAGGCCAACGCCGACGCGATGGCGCGCGATCTGGCCCGCTACGGCTACCGGTACGTCGTGGTGGACATCCAGTGGTACCAGCCCACGGCGCGGGGTCACGACTACGCTCCCGGCGCCGCCCTCGCGATGGACCGGTACGGACGGCTGGTACCCGCCGTGAACCGGTTCCCGTCCTCGGCCGACGGCGCGGGCTTCAAGCCGCTGGCCGACTACGTGCACGCCCTCGGCCTCCGGTTCGGCATCCACGTCATGCGGGGCATCCCCCGCCAGGCGGTCCGGTCGAACACGCCGATCCCCGGCACGCCCTATCGTGCCGCGGACGTCGCCGACACGACGAACGGATGCGCCTGGAATCCGGACATGTGGGGCGTGGACCTCCGGAAGCCCGGCGGCCAGGCGTACTACGACGCCGTCGCGCGGCTGTACGCCTCGTGGGGCGTGGATTTCGTGAAGGCCGACGACATGGGAAGCCACCGCTTCCAGCCGCTCGAGATCCGCGCCCTGCGCCGCGCGCTGGACCGGAGCGGCCGGCGCATCGTGCTCAGCATCTCGCCGGGGCCGGCGCCGCTCGATTCGGCCGGGTTCCTCTCGCGCCACGCGCAGCTGTGGCGCATCTCGGACGACTTCTGGGACGAGTGGCGGCTGGTGCGCGCGCAGTTCGACTACGCGCGGGACTGGGCCGGCTTCGTCGGAGTCCGCCGCGCCTGGCCCGACGCCGACATGCTGCCCCTGGGCCGGCTGCGCCTCACCGACACGGCCGGCCGCGGCGAGCCGACCCGGCTCACCCCGGACGAGCAGCGCACGGTGGTGACGCTGTGGAGCATCTTCCGCTCGCCGCTCATCGTCGGCGGCGACCTGCCGACGCTGGATGCGGCGACCCTCGCGCTGCTCACCAACCCCGAGGTGCTCGCGGTGGACCAGCGCGGGCGCGAGCCGCGCCAGGTCCTCGAGCGGCCAGGCCTGCGGGTGTGGCGCGCCGGCGTGCCGGGGAGCGCCGATCGGTACGTGGCGGTGTTCAACCTGGACTCGGTGCCGCGGCGCGTCGATCTCGCGTGGAGCGAGGTCGGGGCGGGCAGCGGCGGCCGCCGAGTTCGCGACCTGTGGGCGCGGCGCGCGCTCGGCACGGCGGTCCGCCTGCAGGTGGACCTCGCACCCCACGCGAGCGTCCTGTACCGCGTCGGCGCCCCGCCGCGTGGGGCCTGGCCTCAGGGCAAGCCGAGCTTCCGGCGCACGTAG
- the ggt gene encoding gamma-glutamyltransferase has product MAETGLPQPKVRRPTRGARPVRLALAGALLAAALPVAAPAQDTTSAPATWRYQPAEPAVVARHGMAAADHPVSSQVGADILRRGGNAIDAIVAVAFAHAVVEPAAGNLGGGGFLVYRRRDGRAFALDFRETAPAAATRDMYVDTAGKVTTDAWLGPRSVGVPGSVAGLWAMHRRFGRLPWRDVVAPAIALARGGHVIDQPRADMLHGAQELLARFESASRAWLPGGRPFEAGDTLRQADLAATLQLIADSGAAGFYRGRTADLIVDEMRRTGGLITSADLAGYRARWRKPLRGRYRGHEIITMPPASSGGATIIQALNILAGFRLGPFGTAPERHLVIEAERRAFLDRNSLLGDPAFVTMPLARLTSRAYAARQRRTIRLDRATPTDGLPLPEGPHTTNYAVVDRRGDAACLTTTLNHGFGSKVFVSGAGFFLNDEMDDFTAQPGAVNTMGLQQLGEANTIAPGKRMLSSMTPTIVLDRRGRLELVLGSEGGAMIISAVLQVIINVVDHRMDLAEAVAAPRIHHNALPDSVAMEPAGLAPEVKAQLEAMGHHFFANPYYFATVTAVRMGRGGLEGVTDPRLPSRAAGY; this is encoded by the coding sequence ATGGCTGAGACCGGACTGCCGCAGCCGAAGGTCCGTCGGCCGACGCGCGGCGCGCGGCCGGTCCGGCTCGCGCTGGCGGGTGCGCTGCTCGCGGCGGCGCTCCCGGTCGCGGCGCCCGCCCAGGACACGACGTCGGCTCCGGCCACGTGGCGCTACCAGCCGGCCGAGCCCGCGGTGGTCGCGCGGCACGGGATGGCCGCCGCCGACCATCCCGTTTCCAGCCAGGTCGGCGCCGACATCCTGCGGCGCGGCGGCAACGCGATCGACGCCATCGTCGCCGTCGCCTTCGCCCACGCCGTGGTCGAGCCCGCGGCCGGCAACCTCGGCGGCGGCGGCTTCCTGGTGTACCGCCGGCGCGACGGACGCGCGTTCGCGCTCGACTTCCGGGAGACCGCGCCCGCCGCCGCCACGCGCGACATGTACGTCGACACGGCCGGCAAGGTCACCACCGACGCCTGGCTCGGGCCGCGCTCGGTCGGCGTTCCCGGATCGGTGGCCGGCCTGTGGGCGATGCACCGGCGCTTCGGCCGCCTGCCGTGGCGCGACGTCGTGGCCCCGGCGATCGCCCTCGCCAGGGGCGGCCACGTGATCGACCAGCCGCGCGCCGACATGCTGCACGGCGCCCAGGAGCTGCTCGCGCGCTTCGAGTCGGCGTCCCGGGCGTGGCTGCCGGGCGGCCGGCCGTTCGAGGCCGGCGACACGCTGCGCCAGGCCGACCTCGCCGCCACGCTCCAGCTGATCGCCGACTCCGGCGCCGCCGGCTTCTACCGCGGGCGCACCGCGGACCTCATCGTGGACGAGATGCGCCGCACCGGCGGACTGATCACCAGCGCCGACCTCGCGGGCTACCGGGCGCGGTGGCGCAAGCCGCTGCGCGGCCGCTACCGCGGCCACGAGATCATCACCATGCCGCCCGCCTCGAGCGGGGGCGCGACCATCATCCAGGCGCTCAACATCCTCGCGGGCTTCCGCCTCGGTCCCTTCGGCACCGCCCCCGAGCGCCACCTGGTCATCGAGGCCGAGCGGCGCGCGTTCCTGGACCGCAACAGCCTGCTCGGCGACCCGGCGTTCGTCACGATGCCGCTGGCGCGCCTGACGAGCCGGGCCTACGCGGCGCGCCAGCGCCGCACGATCCGCCTCGACCGGGCGACGCCCACCGACGGACTCCCGCTGCCCGAGGGGCCCCACACCACCAACTACGCCGTGGTGGACCGGCGCGGGGACGCGGCCTGCCTGACGACCACGCTCAACCACGGGTTCGGATCGAAGGTGTTCGTCTCCGGCGCCGGGTTCTTCCTCAACGATGAGATGGACGACTTCACCGCGCAGCCGGGCGCCGTCAACACCATGGGTCTCCAGCAGCTGGGCGAGGCCAACACCATCGCCCCCGGCAAGCGGATGCTCTCGTCGATGACGCCGACCATCGTGCTCGACCGGCGCGGCCGCCTCGAGCTGGTCCTCGGCTCCGAAGGCGGCGCGATGATCATCTCGGCGGTACTCCAGGTCATCATCAACGTGGTGGACCACCGGATGGACCTCGCCGAGGCGGTGGCGGCGCCCCGCATCCACCACAACGCGCTGCCGGACTCGGTGGCGATGGAGCCCGCGGGGCTGGCGCCCGAGGTGAAGGCGCAGCTCGAGGCGATGGGGCACCATTTCTTCGCGAACCCGTACTACTTCGCGACGGTCACCGCGGTGCGCATGGGCCGCGGCGGCCTCGAGGGCGTGACCGATCCACGGCTGCCGAGCCGCGCTGCCGGATACTGA
- a CDS encoding cysteine synthase family protein, with amino-acid sequence MDILHAVGNTSLVQLGAVVPAGGARILVKLEWENPTGSMKDRMALAVIARAEADGRLRPGDTVVEYTGGSTGTSLALVCAARRHRIRIVTSDAFSLEKRDHMAALGAELTLVPSEGGLTTKQLILDMIEAARELSREPHAYWTDQLNNRDSIAGYHPLGEEIWAQTEGRIDAFVHSVGTAASLRGVAAVLKRHQPGIEVVAVEPAESPVLQGGKHGPHHIEGVGVGFVPPLWDPALVDGIVAIGTDDAKAMTRRLAREEALFAGTSSGANVLAALRVAERLGPGATVVTLLVDSGLKYLSTDVYRSANG; translated from the coding sequence ATGGACATTCTCCACGCAGTCGGAAACACGTCGCTGGTGCAGCTCGGCGCGGTCGTGCCGGCCGGGGGAGCGCGCATCCTGGTCAAGCTGGAGTGGGAGAATCCCACCGGCTCGATGAAGGACCGCATGGCGCTGGCGGTGATCGCGCGCGCGGAGGCGGACGGCCGCCTCAGGCCCGGCGACACCGTCGTCGAATACACCGGCGGGAGCACGGGCACGTCGCTCGCCCTGGTGTGCGCCGCCCGGCGCCATCGCATCCGGATCGTCACGTCGGACGCGTTCAGCCTGGAGAAGCGGGACCACATGGCGGCCCTGGGCGCCGAGCTGACGCTGGTTCCGAGCGAAGGGGGCCTCACCACCAAGCAGCTGATCCTGGACATGATCGAGGCCGCCCGCGAGCTGAGCCGGGAGCCTCACGCCTACTGGACCGACCAGCTCAACAACCGCGACAGCATCGCCGGCTATCATCCACTGGGTGAGGAGATCTGGGCGCAGACCGAGGGCCGGATCGACGCGTTCGTGCACTCGGTAGGGACGGCCGCATCGCTGCGCGGGGTCGCCGCGGTGCTGAAGCGGCACCAGCCCGGCATCGAGGTGGTCGCCGTCGAGCCCGCCGAGTCCCCGGTGCTGCAGGGAGGGAAGCACGGGCCCCACCACATCGAAGGCGTGGGAGTCGGCTTCGTGCCTCCGCTGTGGGATCCGGCGCTGGTGGACGGGATCGTGGCGATCGGGACGGACGACGCGAAGGCGATGACCCGGCGGCTGGCGCGCGAGGAGGCGCTGTTCGCGGGCACGTCGTCCGGGGCCAACGTGCTCGCCGCGCTGCGGGTGGCGGAGCGGCTGGGGCCCGGGGCCACGGTGGTCACGCTGCTGGTGGACTCCGGCCTCAAGTACCTGAGCACCGACGTCTACCGGAGCGCCAATGGCTGA